One region of Paralichthys olivaceus isolate ysfri-2021 chromosome 12, ASM2471397v2, whole genome shotgun sequence genomic DNA includes:
- the LOC109627888 gene encoding NHS-like protein 3 isoform X3: MVVLLTNDSAKIDCFLAVFRRKAVPKRDDDDKTPAPPLLQENVFIEASRPKYLEDLHTEALEGLKMMQHEETNYGVEYQDNESTISTMTVQTDGEGGGFMTDSTIADTSSIVSVQSSVSTRSSRSGLTRQGSTFRPLKSEKTRRRRHRKTVVGIPQHVQREMGLDRVGWTLAQKLDEEPLYNGETDDSPTTDGPQQTSESQKNRAGLQDKKIIHPLNKDQIKQLNATHAGHRDDLALLHRLGPNLSDGQRPRSLAVPWMTTANSLQPEPPSPVMSMSPQAAYMSKIIPNAVLPPSIEVVEISRGRSRNSLRTVSKSSLLLSSPAPSRASSRASSSRTTSSRSSTITSASRQNPLNLSDSSCWSNSDSSETLVSDSSTISSSSTPRQKSQDGDASAKEGKIIKTFKYNYNGVLTGKAEAAKKEGPFVRSLSVMKSKKAPTPPSRSYSLHSKMKRRSRDLAEVRVIPGESSLHRISTTVEENEKNNSGPSPMSPRIIDSPGYNADTSSLDDSTGSFSPIRSQALKAEEAVKVDSSQEKQDPPKENKPSKIISPSSGYSSQDAISPQLPKQPHSSSPKHKRGILAKLQKLFPGSTSAGSAPSPLTQSENPENTKHNKMDSVDTVGVSASVRTLRELFNIPPPPKVHAPPPPPPEVWAHSKRSFELLLGPPAPDNIYAIIKKNPKDRRQQRQPPSASTDGSVKSLEVERKHMNPAVTVESINGSIERRKVQESLILNAEIHKEMNERLAQNVDLKGNVKVTEKAKVSDIINVMLVKAVEKREERMKSEANDKSTETTEVKTNMDTLPAISLARISPFPSPAVLHHSPQPHTKQSTEVTSVTSVRAVVSPESSWPPPPPPITQVGVSGPDELDFPLPPPLFGDAGFVIPVQVPPERSTPDGDSSATTSVVTLVMTEAETQKSSSSEGIAPPPLNIPPPPPYTAPPPPIKSVSPTTIKKACLPPREIFLPPPKEFSPLPQIKEVSPPPPKEVSPPPPPKEVSPPPPKEVSPPPPKEVSPPPTKEVSPPPPKEVSLPPPKESSSPPPKESSPPPSKEVSPPAPKEVSPPPPKDVSPPPPKEVSPSAPEEVSPPKQSPPLLVKHVPPPLVIKVPPSTEILTPSTEKVVLLSSQESVSQSSVEETLVCKLNPPQSIPPPPPLQLKPHLSDIDLPQEDILPEIKTNQASLSSTLAPPESIPPLPPIEQPQALAGPTTHEVPPSEVSIPQSLETSPSPEKPQEQAPSPSVNIPLPPPLPVQGLTTIKLQSSTVSTETPSQELTPSNVVQEESTLLVTPSLLQMVKLRSVNSSPEPPKAQEDPKAEVTMRKQQPSDQVPTSSVNGEAPQKPIRRSLIVTSPTSTSPPVNVTSEPALPKLQPLVAPPASSSPVPSPTKKSPPATTASPSMKLQEAIRLRTAARSKESPASRLSLQPPTSPIDLQRSPKSPTSTASFIFSKSNKKVVIETKPVPEAKAKVQNKLEVSSVTKVVSEPESLKTTSKVPPPVAKKPKSKTKENETSEGMEQTAGQEAQRESIHGKNGAEKTNGTAGAAEAGETPST, translated from the exons ATGGTGGTGCTTCTGACGAATGACTCGGCTAAAATTGACTGCTTTCTAGCTGTCTTCAGGAGGAAAG CTGTACCAAAGCGAGATGACGATGACAAGACCCCGGCGCCACCACTGCTCCAGGAGAATGTGTTCATCGAGGCCAGCAGACCCAAGTACCTGGAGGATCTTCACACTGAGGCCCTGGAGGGGTTGAAAATGATGCAGCACGAGG AAACCAATTACGGAGTGGAGTACCAGGATAATGAAAGCACAATT TCGACAATGACGGTCCAAACAGACGGGGAGGGTGGAGGGTTTATGACAGACAGCACCATTGCAGACACATCCTCCATTGTCTCAGTACAATCATCTGTGTCCACAAGATCATCCCGCTCTGGACTCACCAGACAAG GATCAACATTCAGACCATTGAAGTCAGAAAAGACGAGAAGGAGACGACACAGGAAGACTGTTGTGGGTATCCCACAGCATGTCCAGAGAGAGATGG GGTTGGACAGAGTGGGCTGGACACTGGCTCAAAAGTTAGATGAAGAACCGCTTTATAATGGTGAGACTGATGACAGCCCCACCACTGATGGCCCACAGCAAACCTCAGAGTCACAAAAAAACAGGGCCGGCCTTCAAGACAAAAAGATCATTCATCCCCTAAACAAGGACCAAATCAAGCAACTCAATGCCACCCATGCTGGACATAGGGATGACCTGGCCCTGTTGCACCGCCTGGGTCCTAACTTGTCAGATGGACAGAGGCCGCGGTCACTGGCTGTTCCATGGATGACCACTGCCAACAGCCTCCAGCCGGAGCCACCTAGCCCTGTCATGTCCATGTCACCCCAGGCTGCTTACATGTCCAAAATCATTCCCAATGCTGTGTTACCACCGTCCATTGAGGTGGTAGAAATCAGCCGTGGACGGAGTCGCAATAGCCTCCGCACTGTCAGCAAGAGCAGCCTGCTGCTCTCAAGCCCAGCCCCCTCCCGTGCTTCCTCTAGAGCGTCTTCATCCAGAACCACTTCCTCCAGAAGCTCAACCATCACCTCTGCCTCCCGCCAAAACCCCCTCAATCTGTCCGACAGCTCTTGTTGGAGTAACTCTGACTCCTCAGAGACCTTAGTGTCTGACTCCTCAAccatctccagcagcagcaccccCCGGCAGAAGTCGCAGGACGGCGATGCTTCTGCTAAAGAGGGCAAAATCATCAAGACTTTCAAATACAACTATAATGGTGTGCTCACTGGTAAAGCAGAAGCAGCCAAGAAAGAGGGACCATTTGTGCGTAGCTTGTCTGTCATGAAGTCCAAGAAGGCTCCTACTCCTCCAAGCCGCTCCTATTCCCTCCACAGTAAGATGAAGCGGCGATCACGTGATCTGGCTGAGGTTAGGGTCATTCCAGGTGAATCTTCCCTCCACAGAATCTCCACTACAgttgaggaaaatgaaaaaaacaactcaggACCTTCACCAATGTCCCCCAGAATCATAGACAGCCCTGGCTACAATGCTGACACTAGTTCTCTGGATGACTCCACAGGGTCATTCAGTCCCATTAGATCCCAGGCACTAAAGGCAGAGGAAGCTGTTAAGGTTGATTCTTCACAAGAGAAGCAGGATCCACCAAAGGAGAATAAACCTAGCAAAATAATCTCACCGTCTAGTGGCTACTCCAGCCAAGATGCAATATCCCCACAGCTTCCTAAACAGCCTCACAGCTCATCTCCAAAGCACAAGAGAGGCATCTTGGCAAAGCTTCAAAAGTTGTTTCCTGGGTCCACATCTGCTGGATCAGCTCCATCCCCTCTCACACAGTCAGAGAATCCTGAAAACactaaacacaataaaatggaCTCAGTTGACACAGTCGGCGTCAGTGCCTCTGTTAGGACGTTGAGAGAACTCTTTAACATCCCTCCGCCACCTAAAGTCCacgcacccccaccccctccaccagAGGTATGGGCTCACAGCAAGCGAAGCTTTGAGTTACTGCTGGGACCCCCGGCACCTGACAACATTTATGCCATCATAAAGAAGAATCCAAAAGACAGGAGACAACAGAGGCAGCCCCCCTCTGCATCTACAGATGGGTCTGTGAAGAGCTTGGAggtagaaagaaaacacatgaatcCAGCTGTAACAGTGGAGTCCATTAATGGATCGATTGAGAGAAGGAAAGTCCAAGAAAGTTTGATTTTGAATGCAGAGATTCATAAAGAGATGAATGAAAGACTGGCTCAGAATGTTGATTTGAAAGGAAACGTCAAGGTGACTGAAAAAGCAAAAGTAAGTGACATTATAAATGTGATGTTAGTGAAGGCTGTAGAGAAACGTGAAGAAAGAATGAAATCAGAAGCAAATGACAAAtccacagaaacaacagaggtAAAGACCAACATGGATACCTTACCTGCCATTTCATTAGCACGCATTTCTCCATTCCCCTCACCTGCAGTGTTACACCATTCACCTCAACCCCACACTAAACAGAGCACAGAAGTTACCTCTGTCACATCAGTACGAGCTGTTGTATCCCCAGAGTCGTCCTggccccctccacctccaccaatAACACAAGTGGGAGTTTCAGGGCCCGATGAGCTAGATTTCCCCCTGCCTCCCCCATTGTTTGGTGATGCAGGGTTTGTCATACCTGTTCAGGTGCCACCAGAGAGGTCCACTCCTGATGGGGACTCTTCTGCAACTACATCTGTTGTAACATTGGTGATGACAGAGGCAGAAACACAGAAGTCCAGTTCATCCGAAGGGATTGCCCCTCCACCACTGAATatccctcctccaccaccctaCACAGCTCCCCCTCCGCCAATTAAATCAGTCTCTCCTACTACAATCAAAAAGGCCTGTCTGCCACCAAGAGAGATCTTTCTCCCACCACCTAAAGAATTCTCTCCTCTACCACAAATTAAAGAAgtctctcctccaccacctaAGGAAGTctctcccccaccaccacccaagGAAgtctctcctccaccacctaAGGAAGTATCTCCGCCACCTCCCAAGGAAGTCTCTCCGCCACCAACCAAGGAAGTCTCTCCGCCACCACCTAAAGAAGTCTCTCTGCCACCACCTAAAGAATCCTCTTCGCCACCACCTAAGGAATCCTCTCCGCCACCCTCTAAGGAAGTCTCTCCTCCAGCCCCTAAGGAAGTCTCCCCCCCACCACCCAAGGATgtctctccaccaccacctAAGGAAGTCTCTCCTTCAGCACCTGAAGAGGTTTCTCCACCCAAACAGTCACCTCCTCTTCTAGTTAAACATGTCCCCCCTCCACTGGTTATCAAGGTTCCCCCTTCGACAGAGATACTCACTCCATCTACTGAAAAGGTTGTTCTTTTGTCTTCGCAAGAAAGTGTCTCTCAATCATCTGTAGAAGAAACACTTGTTTGCAAGCTCAACCCACCACAAAGTAttccacctccaccacccctACAATTAAAGCCCCATTTGTCAGATATTGATCTCCCACAAGAAGACATCCTACCTGAAATTAAAACTAATCAAGCTTCATTGAGCAGTACTCTCGCTCCCCCAGAGAGTATCCCACCGCTGCCTCCCATAGAGCAACCTCAGGCTTTAGCTGGTCCAACAACCCATGAGGTCCCACCATCTGAAGTCTCAATCCCACAAAGTCTTGAAACCTCTCCTTCACCAGAAAAGCCCCAAGAACAAGCTCCTTCTCCATCTGTAAACATTCCTTTACCTCCACCTTTACCTGTTCAGGGTCTTACCACCATTAAGCTTCAGTCTAGTACTGTAAGCACAGAAACCCCAAGCCAAGAGCTGACCCCTTCCAATGTTGTACAGGAGGAATCCACTCTCCTTGTAACCCCCTCCCTCCTACAGATGGTCAAACTGCGGTCGGTCAACAGCAGTCCCGAGCCCCCTAAAGCTCAAGAGGATCCAAAGGCTGAGGTCACAATGAGAAAACAGCAGCCCAGTGATCAAGTTCCAACCTCATCTGTCAATGGAGAAGCTCCTCAAAAACCCATCAGAAGGTCTCTCATAGTGACCTCTCCTACATCCACTTCTCCGCCTGTCAATGTCACTTCAGAACCAGCTTTACCCAAGCTTCAGCCTCTTGTGGCTCCACCTGCATCTTCATCCCCAGTACCCTCCCCTACGAAAAAGTCTCCTCCTGCCACGACTGCCTCTCCTTCCATGAAACTACAGGAGGCCATCCGGCTGAGGACAGCAGCCAGATCAAAAGAGAGCCCTGCATCTCGCCTCAGCCTGCAACCACCTACATCACCAATAGACCTGCAAAGGTCCCCTAAGTCCCCCACAAGCACAGCAAGTTTTATCTTCTCCAAGAGCAATAAGAAGGTGGTGATTGAGACCAAACCAGTGCCAGAGGCCAAGGCAAAAGTTCAGAATAAGCTGGAGGTTTCCTCTGTAACAAAGGTGGTGAGTGAACCAGAGTCTTTGAAGACGACGAGCAAGGTGCCACCACCTGTTGCAAAGAAACCCAAATCGAAGACCAAAGAGAATGAGACCAGTGAAGGGATGGAGCAAACTGCGGGACAGGAAGCACAGCGAGAGAGTATCCATGGTAAGA ATGGTGCAGAGAAGACAAATGGGACAGCAGGCGCAGCTGAAGCAGGAGAAACACCATCGACATGA